A window from Hemicordylus capensis ecotype Gifberg chromosome 2, rHemCap1.1.pri, whole genome shotgun sequence encodes these proteins:
- the CDKN2AIPNL gene encoding CDKN2AIP N-terminal-like protein, whose protein sequence is MVNGDGDGAEVADEFPEQFRSYSENDKHWQARRAFIVRNVPPGDGEELSPLRMDQLLSLSMVWANHLFLGCSYNQDLLDKVTEMAEGIEVEDAPHFTTRDEIMKRNQL, encoded by the exons ATGGTGAACGGGGACGGCGATGGTGCCGAGGTTGCTGACGAGTTTCCCGAGCAGTTTCGCTCCTACTCGGAGAATGACAAGCACTGGCAGGCACGGCGCGCCTTCATCGTGCGCAATGTCCCGCCGGGGGACGGGGAGGAGCTCTCTCCGCTGCGCATGGACCAGCTGCTCTCGCTCTCTATGGTTTGGGCCAACCATCTCTTTCTGGGATGCAG CTACAACCAAGATCTCTTGGATAAGGTAACAGAAATGGCTGAGGGGATTGAAGTTGAAGATGCACCACATTTCACAACCCGTGATGAAATAATGAAAAGG AATCAACTCTAG